One genomic segment of Sminthopsis crassicaudata isolate SCR6 chromosome 2, ASM4859323v1, whole genome shotgun sequence includes these proteins:
- the LOC141553002 gene encoding olfactory receptor 13A1-like codes for MASMNQTLVTEFLIKAFSETPHLQSLLFVCFLFLYTVALSGNILIFVTISFNTALHTPMYFFLINLAMVDVLCTSTILPKLLENTMGGKTISYGGCMVQLFFSTWSLGAELLLFTAMAYDRYVAVCYPLHYTTKMSKKVCMLLAMSVWVISFINTSVHTGLMIKLSFCHSNIINHFFCEIPPLLKLSCSPTYLNEIMTCIADVFLAMGNFLITMFSYACIISSILKIRTTEGKKKAFSTCSSHLIVVSMYYSTIIYTYMRPSSSNSSDKDKFVSVIYTSVAPTLNPLIYTLRNKEVKAGLKKLFSFFSRR; via the coding sequence ATGGCATCAATGAATCAGACATTAGTCACTGAGTTCCTCATAAAAGCATTTTCAGAAACTCCTCACCTCCAGTCCTTGCTCTTTGTCTGTTTCCTCTTCCTCTACACAGTGGCCCTTTCAGGAAACATCCTCATCTTTGTTACAATAAGTTTTAATACAGCATTGCACACACCAATGTACTTCTTCCTGATTAATTTAGCCATGGTCGATGTCCTCTGCACTTCTACAATTCTTCCGAAATTATTAGAAAACACGATGGGTGGGAAAACTATTTCCTATGGAGGATGCATGGTCCAGTTATTCTTTTCCACTTGGTCTTTAGGGGCTGAGTTGCTTCTCTTCACGGCTATGGCTTATGATAGATATGTGGCCGTCTGCTACCCACTTCACTATACCACCAAGATGAGTAAGAAGGTTTGTATGCTGTTAGCCATGAGTGTTTGGGTGATCAGCTTCATCAACACTAGTGTACATACTGGCCTAATGATAAAACTGTCTTTTTGCCATTCTAACATAATTAACCACTTTTTCTGTGAGATACCCCCTTTACTGAAGCTCTCCTGTAGCCCTACCTACCTTAATGAAATTATGACTTGCATAGCAGATGTATTCCTAGCTATGGGAAATTTCCTGATCACGATGTTCTCCTATGCCTGCATTATCTCCAGCATCCTGAAAATCCGAACCACTGAGGgtaaaaaaaaagccttctctACCTGTTCTTCCCACCTCATTGTGGTCAGCATGTATTACAGCACTATAATTTACACCTATATGCGACCATCTTCCAGCAACTCATCGGATAAAGATAAATTTGTGTCTGTGATATACACTTCTGTGGCTCCCACCCTCAACCCTCTCATTTACACCTTGAGGAACAAAGAAGTCAAAGCGGGTCTCAAGaaattattctctttcttcagCAGAAGATGA